In Methylomonas sp. MK1, the genomic stretch AGCTGAAAATAGGGCTATGCCCATAGCAGCGCAAGTCGCCACCGTACGTCCGGCTGATAGCGTGGATTCCGCCGGCCCTATTTATCACGGGTATGCCGTTCGGGCTGTGCTCCTCGAAAGTCCAAGCTGGTGTGCCCTTCGACAAGGCGAACGGTATTTAAGGGCCGGGTTAATATTTAGATTTAGGGTAGTGGTATATAAGCCAGCAGTCCGGCCAGCGTTTCCAGTAGTTCGCCACGGGGATGATTCTTGATCCAGACCAGCGCGATTTGCCGGCTGGGCCGTTGGCGGATGTTGATATAACGAATGTCCGGATCATCAGGCTGCACGGCGACCGAAGGCATCAGCGTCACGCCGACGCCGTTTTTGACCATGAAACGCAAGGTTTCCAGGCTGGATGCCCGAAAGTCGTGTTCCACGAAGCGGGACGGATGACACAACTTTAGCGCCTGATCGCGTAAACAATGTCCCTCATCCAGCAACAGCAGATTTTCTTTGGCCACTGTGTTCAGGTCAATTTCTTCCTGCTCGGCAAGTGGATGGTCGGCGCACACCGCCAGGGTGAAAGGGTCTTCGAATAGGGTTCGAGATTCCAAATTCGCCTGTTCGACGGGTAAAGCCAGCAAGGCCGCATCCAGCTTTTTGTCGAGCAGTAAGGCGACGAGAGCGTTGGTTTTTTCCTCGACCAGTTGGATTTTCAGATCAGGGTAATGCTGCTTGATGCAAAAAACGTATTCCGGCAACACGTAACTTGCCAGCGATGGAAACGCTCCCAAGGACAGCATGTTGCGATGCCGATCACTGGCGTGTGCGGCGATTTGGCGAATGGAGCGAGCATCGTCAAGTATGCGGCGGGCGATCGGTAAAATTTCCCGGCAAATTTCGGTGGTTTCCACCGCATTTTTTTCGCGCAGGAACAAATCCACGCCCAAATAATCCTCGAGTTTCTTAATCTGCGTGCTCAACGTAGGCTGACTAATCGAACAATGCTCAGCCGCTTGACTGAAATTTTTCAACTCCGCTACTGCCACTAGATAGCTTAAATCTCGCAAGTTCATCGACTATATATCCGCTGTTGAGTTAAGTGTTCCGAAAGCGCACCCGGCTGGAATCATATCAGCTCGGAAGCGCTTATTATTGACTTGGCCTATCGGTCTATCGAAGAAATCAATTTCAGTTTGCGGGTAATCTCCCGTTGAATATGTCCACCGAACCCTTTTATTGGAGGGATATGGTGCCGATGCAACTAAATGCCGCTACAGTTAATCCCAAGCGGTGTTTAAACAGAAAAACAACGGCGGATTTTTATCTTAAATCACAACAAGGAACAGAGGTGCACCATGACAACCAAACAAATTTTCCTGGCTTCCACATTGGCGGTAGCCATATCTACGGCGTTGGCCGCTACACCGGTGCCGGCCCTGCCGGAACCGACCATGAACAGCTTCTGGTGGCCGGAGCAACTGAATCTGCAACCGTTACGCCAGAACGCCGCCGAATCCAACCCCTTGGGCAAAGCCTTCAATTATGCCGAGCAATTCAAAACCCTGGACTTGAAAGCCGTGAAAGCAGACATCGCCAGCGTGCTGCATACCTCCCAACCTTGGTGGCCGGCAGATTATGGTAACTACGGGCCGTTTTTCATTCGCATGGCTTGGCACAGTGCCGGGGTCTATCGCATCTTCGACGGTCGCGGCGGTGCGTCCGGCGGTCAGCAACGTTTTGAGCCGCTAAACAGCTGGCCGGACAACGTCAATTTGGACAAAGCCCGCCGCCTGTTGTGGCCGGTCAAACAAAAGTACGGCGCCAAACTATCCTGGGCTGACCTGATGGTGCTGGCGGGTAATGTTGCCCTGGAAGATATGGGCTTCAAAACCCTGGGTTTTGCCGGTGGCCGCGCCGATGATTGGGAGGCCGAAGTGGTCAATTGGGGCACGGAAAAGAAATTTCTGGCCGACGAACGCCACGACGGCAAAGGTGAGTTGGCTAAACCGCTGGCTGCTGTGCAAATGGGCTTGATTTACGTCAATCCGGAAGGGCCGGGAGGTAATCCCGATCCCTTGGCCGCTGCCAAGCATATCCGCGAAGCGTTCGGCCGGATGGCGATGAACGACGAGGAAACCGTGGCGCTGATCGCCGGCGGCCATACCTTCGGCAAGGCGCACGGTGCCCATAAACCTGACGATTGCGTCGGCAAAGAGCCGGCCGCTGCCGGCATTGAAGAGCAAGGCTTAGGCTGGGCGAATAAATGCGGTGCCGGCAACGGCGTCGATACCGTCAGTAGCGGTCTGGAAGGCGCCTGGTCGACCAACCCCACTCGCTGGACCCACGACTATCTGACCTGGCTATACACCTTCGACTGGCAACAAACCAAGAGCCCGGCCGGTGCCACGCAGTGGATACCCAAGGACGGCAAAGGCGACAACTTTGTACCGGACGCGCACGATCAGACGAAACGCCACCCGCCGATCATGTTTACTACCGATATTGCCTTGAAGATGGACCCGGATTATCAAAAAATTTCCAAGCGCTTTTTGGATAATCCCAAGGAGTTCGAAATCGCGTTCGCCAAGGCCTGGTTCAAACTGACTCATCGCGATATGGGGCCCAAAGCTCGCTATGTCGGTGCCGAAGTGCCGGCCGAGGATTTCATTTGGCAGGATCCGATTCCGAAAGCTGATCATAAGCTGATCGACAGCAAGGATGTTGCCAAATTGAAGTCTACTATCCTGGCCTCGGATTTGACGATTCCCGAGTTGGTGAAAACGGCCTGGGCGTCCGCAGTGACCTTCCGCGGTACCGACATGCGCGGCGGGGCCAACGGCGCGCGGATTCGGTTAGCACCGCAGAAAGATTGGGAGGTCAATGATCCCGCCGAACTGGCCAAAGTGCTGGCAAAACTGGAAGCCGTCCAAACCGAATTCAACCGCTCCTTAAAAGGCGGCAAAAAAGTGTCGCTGGCCGATGTGATCGTGCTGGGCGGTTCGGCAGCCGTGGAGGAGGCGGCCAAAAAAGCCGGTTACAAGGTGCAAGTGCCGTTCAAACCGGGGCGGATGGATGCGGCGCAAGAGCAAACCGATGTCAATTCCGTCGCGGTGCTGGAGCCTAAAGCCGACGGTTTCCGAAATTACTTTGGCAAAGACAATGCGCATTCGCCTGCCGAAATGCTGGTCGAACGCGCTAATTTTCTGACCTTGAGCGTGCCGGAGATGACGGTGCTGGTGGGCGGCATGCGGGCCTTGGATACTAACGCCGGCCATGCCAAACACGGGGTGTTCACCAGTCGTCCGGGTACACTCAGCAACGACTTCTTCGTTAATTTGCTCGATATGTCCACGAAATGGAGCAAGTCAGCTACCGAAGGCATTTATGAAGGACGGGACCGGACCAGCGATCAAGTTAAATGGACCGCCACACCCGTGGATTTGATTTTCGGCTCCCACTCTGAGTTACGGGCGGTGGCGGAAGTCTATGCCTCGGCAGATGGCAAGGAAAAATTCGTGCAGGATTTTGCGAATGCCTGGGCTAAAGTGATGGAATTGGATCGATTTGATAAACGCTGAGCTTGGCATGCAAGGCACCAAATTTGGCCGAGATTGGGTCAAGTCGGGTGCCTTGCGCAAAAAGACCTTTCATCGTCAACTTAACAGACTAGCGTCAACCCCTGTCGCTTGTGCCAAGTGTCACCATAGTCCGTCATAGAGAAAAAGTAAAAAAAGGGCAATCCAAAGATTGCCCTGTGAGGGAGAACTCAAGGTGAATCAAATCCAGTCGGAGTCGTCGCTTTCGTCCGGCACGCTATAGTCTGCGTCGCTAAGCGAAAAATCGTCACTATTATCCAAGTTGGCTTGCTGGATGGCGTCGTCGCCGTAATAGTTATTGACCACGGTTTGTTCCTGAACGCCGCTGTGCTCGCCCAGTGCTTGCTGGCCCAAGGCGTTGGAACCGTGATGCCCCATCAGACTTTCGATGCCCTGGAATAAAAACGAACCGGCTACGACACCGGCTGCTGTGGTCGCGACATTGCCCAGAAAACTGCCGCCAGCGCCACCACCACCGAAAAAGCCTGGCGATTGCGCGGGAGCAGCAGCTCTCGGCACTTGATAATTGCCGACACCGGGCACCGCACCGCTATTGTTAGTGGGTTGCGCCCAAGGATCGTTGCCCAGAAACCCGCTACGTTGTGAGCCTGTACCGGCTTGCAATTGATTTTGCAACTCGGCGATTTGTGCTTTAGCCGCAGTCAAAGCTTGATCCTGCAACAAGGCGCGTTGGACCAGCAGATAAGCGGCATCGGGTTGTTTGGCAACCGCATCTTTAATCAACGCTTCGGCCTCGGCATCTTTTTGCGTGAGCTTTACTTCGTTCAGTTGATTCAGAAACTGGCTGAGCTGGTTGCGTTCCTGTGAATTCATTCAATAACTCCTATCGTGAAGATATAACCCGGCTAACTGCCGGCATGGGCAAAGACTTTAAAATGGCTGCAAAGTTTCGTTAACAGTTGGGTGAAGCTACAGAAGTTTCAATAGCCGGATCGAAATAATTACCCGTGATTCAGCTTCGAGTTGTCTATGCGGTGTGGATTTCGGCATTCCTCATGTGCCGAAGAAGGTATGCCGACCTGACGATTTTGAGGATATACGAGGTACTCAGTAGAAGCAGCTTGCTAATCAGGTAATTTATTGGGTTTACTGCTCTTTCGGTATTCTTGGGGTTACTCGCAATTGTTAGTCAAAATTACCCGAGGGTTTCCCGCTGTAATGGTCGCCGATTGGCTTGGCTTAGGGGGAAAATAACCAAGCCAACAGGCTACCGTATGGCCGGATCGATTATTTTACCAGGGTGCCGGTGCTCGCCGGTCCGGGAATAGACATCTCGCCCGGGTTTTGCGGGTCGTAATAAATGTCAACGTAAGGTCCGGTAATTGCCGGCTTTACAATAGCTCTCAGCCCAGCGTTTTCACAATCCGGGTTATCTGTAAATGTCGCGGCGACTTCCGCCGCGCAAGCGTCGGGTTGCATCGGAATCGCAGGAAGATTCAGATTAACCGCACAGCCTTGGTCCGGGCCTGCTACTACTTGATTGTTATCCCAACGCAATACATCCCAGCTAACCGCTAAGGATACGTCCGGTTCAGGGGTGCCTTTGCAAGCCGTCGTCAGTGGGCAGCGCACTGAGACGGGATGCTCTCCAGATGAAAAGTGTATGCCGCACGCAATCACTTGCGAGCGTGGCGGCACTTTGGAACCCAGCCCCAACGGGCCAGCCTGACTGAGCGGGCTAACGAGACAAGCTAAAAAGCCCAATTTCGCACAGTGTTGCAAAATCTTAGAGCTAGTTGTTGTGGTCATGATCGACTCCCGATTAATGTTTAAGGGATTTATTTCACCCG encodes the following:
- a CDS encoding LysR substrate-binding domain-containing protein codes for the protein MNLRDLSYLVAVAELKNFSQAAEHCSISQPTLSTQIKKLEDYLGVDLFLREKNAVETTEICREILPIARRILDDARSIRQIAAHASDRHRNMLSLGAFPSLASYVLPEYVFCIKQHYPDLKIQLVEEKTNALVALLLDKKLDAALLALPVEQANLESRTLFEDPFTLAVCADHPLAEQEEIDLNTVAKENLLLLDEGHCLRDQALKLCHPSRFVEHDFRASSLETLRFMVKNGVGVTLMPSVAVQPDDPDIRYINIRQRPSRQIALVWIKNHPRGELLETLAGLLAYIPLP
- the katG gene encoding catalase/peroxidase HPI — translated: MTTKQIFLASTLAVAISTALAATPVPALPEPTMNSFWWPEQLNLQPLRQNAAESNPLGKAFNYAEQFKTLDLKAVKADIASVLHTSQPWWPADYGNYGPFFIRMAWHSAGVYRIFDGRGGASGGQQRFEPLNSWPDNVNLDKARRLLWPVKQKYGAKLSWADLMVLAGNVALEDMGFKTLGFAGGRADDWEAEVVNWGTEKKFLADERHDGKGELAKPLAAVQMGLIYVNPEGPGGNPDPLAAAKHIREAFGRMAMNDEETVALIAGGHTFGKAHGAHKPDDCVGKEPAAAGIEEQGLGWANKCGAGNGVDTVSSGLEGAWSTNPTRWTHDYLTWLYTFDWQQTKSPAGATQWIPKDGKGDNFVPDAHDQTKRHPPIMFTTDIALKMDPDYQKISKRFLDNPKEFEIAFAKAWFKLTHRDMGPKARYVGAEVPAEDFIWQDPIPKADHKLIDSKDVAKLKSTILASDLTIPELVKTAWASAVTFRGTDMRGGANGARIRLAPQKDWEVNDPAELAKVLAKLEAVQTEFNRSLKGGKKVSLADVIVLGGSAAVEEAAKKAGYKVQVPFKPGRMDAAQEQTDVNSVAVLEPKADGFRNYFGKDNAHSPAEMLVERANFLTLSVPEMTVLVGGMRALDTNAGHAKHGVFTSRPGTLSNDFFVNLLDMSTKWSKSATEGIYEGRDRTSDQVKWTATPVDLIFGSHSELRAVAEVYASADGKEKFVQDFANAWAKVMELDRFDKR
- a CDS encoding DUF2076 domain-containing protein, whose product is MNSQERNQLSQFLNQLNEVKLTQKDAEAEALIKDAVAKQPDAAYLLVQRALLQDQALTAAKAQIAELQNQLQAGTGSQRSGFLGNDPWAQPTNNSGAVPGVGNYQVPRAAAPAQSPGFFGGGGAGGSFLGNVATTAAGVVAGSFLFQGIESLMGHHGSNALGQQALGEHSGVQEQTVVNNYYGDDAIQQANLDNSDDFSLSDADYSVPDESDDSDWI